A genomic stretch from Setaria viridis chromosome 1, Setaria_viridis_v4.0, whole genome shotgun sequence includes:
- the LOC117834593 gene encoding pectin acetylesterase 8, protein MANGRSLYYVWWCCALSALVKVDALLVDITYVESAVAKGAVCLDGSAPAYHLARGSGSGVNSWLVHFEGGGWCSNVTTCLQRKRTRLGSSKEMATQIAFSGILSDTPDYNPDFYNWNKVKVRYCDGSSFTGDVEEVDPTTKLHYRGARIWQAVMEDLLAKGMDKAENALISGCSAGGLTSILHCDRFHDLLPLGARVKCLSDAGFFINEKDVAGVGYIAAFFNDVVTTHGSAKNLPSSCTSILPPGVCFFPSNEVKKIQTPLFILNAAYDYWQVRNILVPGVADRRGTWHSCKHDIDQCSAAQLRVLQGFRDDFLKAVAEQGNSTSRGLFINSCFVHCQSEIQELWFSSDSPMLGNTTIAAAVGDWFFDRSPFQKIDCPYPCDSTCHNRIHDDPSHA, encoded by the exons ATGGCCAACGGGAGGAGCCTCTACTACGTCTGGTGGTGCTGCGCGCTGAGCGCGCTCGTCAAGGTGGACGCCTTGCTCGTGGACATCACCTATGTGGAGAGCGCCGTGGCCAAAGGAGCAG TGTGTCTGGATGGAAGCGCGCCGGCGTATCACCTCGCCCGCGGTTCCGGCTCCGGCGTGAACAGCTGGCTGGTTCATTTTGAG GGGGGAGGATGGTGCAGCAACGTCACGACCTGCCTGCAGCGGAAGCGCACACGGCTGGGGTCGTCCAAGGAGATGGCGACGCAGATTGCCTTCTCTGGAATCCTGAGCGACACCCCGGATTACAACCCAG ACTTTTACAATTGGAACAAGGTCAAGGTTCGGTACTGTGATGGCTCATCTTTCACCGGTGATGTCGAAGAAGTGGATCCT ACAACAAAGCTACACTACAGAGGTGCAAGGATATGGCAAGCTGTCATGGAGGACCTGCTTGCCAAAGGGATGGACAAAGCTGAAAAC GCTCTAATTTCAGGCTGTTCTGCTGGTGGTTTAACCTCCATACTACACTGCGACAGATTTCATGACCTCCTACCTCTGGGTGCCAGAGTTAAATGCCTTTCTGATGCTGGTTTCTTCATCAATGA GAAAGATGTTGCTGGAGTGGGGTACATTGCTGCCTTTTTCAACGATGTGGTTACAACACAT GGGTCAGCAAAGAATTTACCATCTTCATGCACTTCGATCTTACCCCCAGGAGTG TGCTTTTTTCCCTCGAACGAGGTGAAAAAGATACAGACACCTCTATTCATCCTCAATGCAGCGTATGATTATTGGCAG GTAAGGAACATTCTGGTGCCAGGGGTTGCTGATCGTCGTGGTACATGGCATAGCTGTAAGCATGACATAGACCAGTGTTCTGCAGCACAGCTTCGGGTACTGCAGG GATTCAGGGATGATTTTCTGAAGGCGGTGGCCGAACAAGGGAACTCCACCTCCAGAGGGTTGTTCATAAACTCATGCTTCGTGCACTGCCAGTCCGAGATCCAGGAGCTGTGGTTCTCATCTGACTCCCCAATGCTTGGAAACACT ACAATAGCAGCCGCTGTTGGCGACTGGTTCTTCGACCGCAGCCCGTTCCAGAAGATCGACTGCCCTTACCCCTGTGACTCGACCTGCCACAACCGGATCCACGATGACCCATCGCATGCATAG
- the LOC117834613 gene encoding rop guanine nucleotide exchange factor 14 isoform X1, whose amino-acid sequence MRMKTLACCRRRPQDFSIDMDQEPDRVMTYNGLETCIINSSAYDDDSGISATTGGDGCVTTDSLDDEVSSCSSKDASGSSFSSHCLSKQEEHLFDELGTPVAVHLLPFKGKKPITYTLSASDIENMKEKFAKLLLGDDTSGGARGVCTALALSNGIINLSATVFGELWKLEPLCEEKKIRWKKEMDWLLSPTTYMVELVPTKQSGADGCTFEIMTPKARSDVHVNLPALQKLDAMLIEVMDSMIDTEFWYEESGSRADGRGKLTGPRKSKKWWLPSPRVPEQGLSQFQRKRLVFQAKLVHQILKAAKSINEQVLFHMPIPAAVMDALPKSGRASLGEDLYQAITTEYIPIEEIFVSLSLKTEHSVLETINRLEGAVFAWNQRILEEKSKKSPARHSWNFIKDSSSELDKMSVCIERVDTLVQLLKSRFPNLPPTFIDVLKVQYNVDVGHAIVEAYSRALVGVAFSILSRVAEILLEDDLIKKPNTPMATLKFDLSSDVYLAGITETPPGHIRRSLMDQISMVDGRFDAVAKKKGVKQLRW is encoded by the exons GGGTGATGACATATAATGGCCTCGAGACCTGCATTATCAATAGTTCCGCCTATGACGATGATAGTGGCATTAGTGCAACAACAGGTGGAGATGGCTGTGTTACCACTGATTCCCTTGATGATGAAGTCTCAAGTTGCTCTAGTAAAGATGCCTCTggttcttccttctcttcccaCTGCCTTAGCAAGCAGGAGGAGCATTTATTTGATGAGTTGGGTACACCCGTTGCAGTTCATCTACTTCCTTTCAAAGGGAAGAAGCCAATCACATATACCTTGAGTGCTTCAGATATTGAAAACATGAAGGAAAAATTTGCAAAGCTATTGCTCGGTGATGATACTTCAGGAGGAGCTAGGGGCGTTTGCACCGCTCTGGCCTTGTCCAATGGCATAATCAATCTCTCGG CAACTGTTTTTGGGGAACTTTGGAAGCTGGAACCATTGTgtgaagagaaaaaaatcagGTGGAAAAAAGAAATGGACTGGTTGCTGTCTCCTACAACTTATATGGTGGAGCTGGTTCCGACGAAGCAAAGTGGGGCTGATGGATGCACATTTGAG ATTATGACTCCAAAGGCCCGTTCAGATGTTCATGTGAACCTTCCTGCTCTTCAGAAGCTTGATGCGATGCTCATT GAAGTGATGGACTCAATGATAGATACAGAGTTCTGGTATGAGGAGAGCGGTAGCAGAGCTGATGGGCGGGGGAAACTTACTGGTCCAAGGAAGAGTAAAAAGTGGTGGCTCCCATCTCCTCGTGTCCCTGAGCAAGGGCTATCTCAATTTCAGCGAAAAAGGCTTGTTTTTCAGGCTAAGCTTGTTCATCAGATCCTCAAAGCTGCAAAATCCATCAATGAACAAGTCCTATTCCATATGCCTATTCCTGCAGCTGTTATGGATGCCCTCCCAAAG TCTGGGAGAGCTAGCTTGGGCGAAGATTTGTATCAAGCTATAACCACGGAGTATATTCCTATAGAGGAAATCTTTGTTTCTCTCAGTTTGAAAACTGAGCATAGTGTGCTCGAGACTATAAACCGGTTGGAGGGTGCAGTGTTTGCTTGGAACCAAAGGATTTTAGAGGAAAAGAGCAAGAAATCCCCAGCACGGCATTCCTGGAACTTCATAAAGGATAGTTCGTCAGAACTTGACAAGATGTCGGTGTGCATCGAAAGGGTCGACACTCTTGTGCAGCTCCTGAAATCCAGATTCCCCAACCTGCCTCCAACCTTTATAGATGTTCTAAAGGTCCAGTACAACGTG GACGTGGGGCACGCCATCGTAGAGGCCTACTCTAGGGCTCTTGTTGGGGTAGCATTCAGCATACTGTCCCGGGTGGCGGAGATACTGCTGGAGGACGACCTGATCAAGAAGCCCAACACCCCCATGGCGACGCTCAAGTTCGACCTCTCCTCCGACGTGTACCTTGCGGGCATCACGGAGACGCCGCCGGGCCACATCCGGCGGTCCCTCATGGACCAGATCAGCATGGTCGACGGGCGCTTCGACGCCGTCGCCAAGAAGAAAGGGGTGAAGCAGCTGAGGTGGTGA
- the LOC117834613 gene encoding rop guanine nucleotide exchange factor 14 isoform X2: protein MTYNGLETCIINSSAYDDDSGISATTGGDGCVTTDSLDDEVSSCSSKDASGSSFSSHCLSKQEEHLFDELGTPVAVHLLPFKGKKPITYTLSASDIENMKEKFAKLLLGDDTSGGARGVCTALALSNGIINLSATVFGELWKLEPLCEEKKIRWKKEMDWLLSPTTYMVELVPTKQSGADGCTFEIMTPKARSDVHVNLPALQKLDAMLIEVMDSMIDTEFWYEESGSRADGRGKLTGPRKSKKWWLPSPRVPEQGLSQFQRKRLVFQAKLVHQILKAAKSINEQVLFHMPIPAAVMDALPKSGRASLGEDLYQAITTEYIPIEEIFVSLSLKTEHSVLETINRLEGAVFAWNQRILEEKSKKSPARHSWNFIKDSSSELDKMSVCIERVDTLVQLLKSRFPNLPPTFIDVLKVQYNVDVGHAIVEAYSRALVGVAFSILSRVAEILLEDDLIKKPNTPMATLKFDLSSDVYLAGITETPPGHIRRSLMDQISMVDGRFDAVAKKKGVKQLRW, encoded by the exons ATGACATATAATGGCCTCGAGACCTGCATTATCAATAGTTCCGCCTATGACGATGATAGTGGCATTAGTGCAACAACAGGTGGAGATGGCTGTGTTACCACTGATTCCCTTGATGATGAAGTCTCAAGTTGCTCTAGTAAAGATGCCTCTggttcttccttctcttcccaCTGCCTTAGCAAGCAGGAGGAGCATTTATTTGATGAGTTGGGTACACCCGTTGCAGTTCATCTACTTCCTTTCAAAGGGAAGAAGCCAATCACATATACCTTGAGTGCTTCAGATATTGAAAACATGAAGGAAAAATTTGCAAAGCTATTGCTCGGTGATGATACTTCAGGAGGAGCTAGGGGCGTTTGCACCGCTCTGGCCTTGTCCAATGGCATAATCAATCTCTCGG CAACTGTTTTTGGGGAACTTTGGAAGCTGGAACCATTGTgtgaagagaaaaaaatcagGTGGAAAAAAGAAATGGACTGGTTGCTGTCTCCTACAACTTATATGGTGGAGCTGGTTCCGACGAAGCAAAGTGGGGCTGATGGATGCACATTTGAG ATTATGACTCCAAAGGCCCGTTCAGATGTTCATGTGAACCTTCCTGCTCTTCAGAAGCTTGATGCGATGCTCATT GAAGTGATGGACTCAATGATAGATACAGAGTTCTGGTATGAGGAGAGCGGTAGCAGAGCTGATGGGCGGGGGAAACTTACTGGTCCAAGGAAGAGTAAAAAGTGGTGGCTCCCATCTCCTCGTGTCCCTGAGCAAGGGCTATCTCAATTTCAGCGAAAAAGGCTTGTTTTTCAGGCTAAGCTTGTTCATCAGATCCTCAAAGCTGCAAAATCCATCAATGAACAAGTCCTATTCCATATGCCTATTCCTGCAGCTGTTATGGATGCCCTCCCAAAG TCTGGGAGAGCTAGCTTGGGCGAAGATTTGTATCAAGCTATAACCACGGAGTATATTCCTATAGAGGAAATCTTTGTTTCTCTCAGTTTGAAAACTGAGCATAGTGTGCTCGAGACTATAAACCGGTTGGAGGGTGCAGTGTTTGCTTGGAACCAAAGGATTTTAGAGGAAAAGAGCAAGAAATCCCCAGCACGGCATTCCTGGAACTTCATAAAGGATAGTTCGTCAGAACTTGACAAGATGTCGGTGTGCATCGAAAGGGTCGACACTCTTGTGCAGCTCCTGAAATCCAGATTCCCCAACCTGCCTCCAACCTTTATAGATGTTCTAAAGGTCCAGTACAACGTG GACGTGGGGCACGCCATCGTAGAGGCCTACTCTAGGGCTCTTGTTGGGGTAGCATTCAGCATACTGTCCCGGGTGGCGGAGATACTGCTGGAGGACGACCTGATCAAGAAGCCCAACACCCCCATGGCGACGCTCAAGTTCGACCTCTCCTCCGACGTGTACCTTGCGGGCATCACGGAGACGCCGCCGGGCCACATCCGGCGGTCCCTCATGGACCAGATCAGCATGGTCGACGGGCGCTTCGACGCCGTCGCCAAGAAGAAAGGGGTGAAGCAGCTGAGGTGGTGA
- the LOC117834584 gene encoding dual specificity protein kinase YAK1 homolog, whose amino-acid sequence MEKPSREGASPGPSWAPSESTAFRVYAAAVGERAEASSSAPGIGVSARSSNLRAVRKRPFVARLTTDIVQTFEKCNPEFKYSESLNPKRFLTNPAVPIHNDGLDNANSDLILYVNLELINRKSNRRYVVQEMLGQGTFGQVAKCWDTETSSYVAVKVIKNQPAFYQQAIMEVSLLSLLNEKFDPDDQHHIVRMLDFFLYQNHLCIAFEMLGHNLYELLKRNSLRGLQMKYVRTFSRQILDALIVMKDAGIIHCDLKPENILIAPTVKTAAGVKVIDFGSACMEGKTIYSYIQSRYYRSPEVLLGYPYTTAIDMWSFGCIVAELFIGLPLFPGASEYDVLCRMIEILGGQPPDDLLREAKNTGRFFKHVGSIYPGSEARNGTGSAYRILSEDEIEARESMRPKVGRWYFPRGRLDRLIFTYPWKNLSEENLPETEKADCLALVDFLRGLVEFDPNKRWSPLQASYHPFITGEAFTGPYEPVQETPRIPVGRAAVVDHNPGGGHLLGAGLSPQVGSINRCLRFNNALQPKMPFSYGSSCGSYGSHGSFNDNAGLASSYGSYDFNSVNIYNSPMDPSGFNLRSQAGGSFLGSSPDIRRRPHLSHGGIRLSPGGPGPMSLGASPSQFTPPNSQMQIPGANGKYGASPSRGAHGSSLGKAAAVGQYNRRRNQGYPPMPMPPHEHTSQSIQGHQGDGVSAARFDAYGQGNSGYLHNALPNSGPHSWRPQRSVGSGLPSDPSSSHGSFPPTNYNGFPPLHSSDVSADTLPSTSTILDPADWDPNYSDESLLQEDRSLSVELSGLHLRDASGQTNRSSRLAPIPSSNPSALNQRSGHLFHASSLGERARPPGHVTLDGYNHANYSQQSLPSFRGQPFQQYNNMTSSYIRPMRTHHNGRPVWTNYNLAEPPPSTMRDGMPWGGRAGHSFAASGLPPSVARKDSGRIF is encoded by the exons ATGGAGAAGCCCTCGAGGGAGGGGGCCTCCCCGGGGCCGTCGTGGGCGCCGAGCGAGTCCACGGCTTTCCGGGTGTATGCTGCGGCGGTGggggagcgggcggaggcgtcATCGTCCGCTCCGGGGATTGGTGTTTCCGCCCGCTCAAGCAACCTCCGCGCCGTCAGGAAGAGGCCG TTTGTTGCAAGATTAACCACAGACATCGtccaaacttttgaaaaatgCAATCCTGAGTTTAAGTACTCAGAGTCACTAAACCCCAAGCGCTTTCTCACCAATCCTGCAGTTCCCATTCACAATGATGGTCTTGACAATGCAAATTCCGATCTCATCTTGTATGTCAACCTGGAACTGATTAATAGAAAGTCAAACCGGAG GTATGTTGTCCAAGAAATGCTTGGACAAGGTACCTTTGGACAGGTTGCGAAATGCTGGGATACAGAAACCAGCAGTTATGTTGCAGTGAAGGTTATAAAGAACCAGCCTGCCTTTTACCAACAGGCTATAATGGAGGTCTCTCTATTGAGCCTG TTAAACGAGAAATTTGATCCTGATGATCAACACCACATTGTCCGAATGCTGGATTTTTTCCTGTACCAAAATCATTTGTGTATAGCTTTTGAAATGCTTGGTCACAACCT GTATGAGCTATTGAAAAGGAATAGCTTAAGAGGATTGCAAATGAAATACGTCCGGACTTTCTCAAGACAG ATATTGGATGCATTGATTGTCATGAAAGATGCTGGCATTATTCATTGTGATCTAAAACCAGAAAACATCCTTATAGCTCCAAC TGTAAAAACAGCAGCTGGAGTGAAAGTAATTGATTTTGGATCAGCGTGTATGGAGGGTAAAACCATTTATTCATATATTCAG aGCCGTTATTACAGGTCTCCGGAAGTACTTCTTGGTTATCC ATATACTACTGCCATTGATATGTGGTCATTCGGCTGCATCGTAGCTGAGCTGTTTATAGGGTTGCCTTTATTTCCTGGAGCATCAGAATATGATGTCCTTTGCCGTATGATTGAGATTCTTGG TGGGCAACCACCAGATGATCTGCTACGGGAGGCTAAAAATACTGGGCGATTTTTTAAGCATGTTGGAAGTATCTATCCTGGTAGTGAGGCACGAAATGGCACTGGCAGTGCATACAGAATTTTAAGTGAAGACGAGATCGAAGCC AGGGAGTCCATGAGGCCAAAGGTAGGGAGATGGTATTTCCCTCGTGGAAGGCTTGACAGACTCATATTTACATACCCTTGGAAGAATTTGAGTGAGGAAAACTTGCCAG AGACAGAAAAGGCTGACTGCTTGGCATTGGTTGATTTCTTGAGAGGACTTGTTGAGTTTGATCCGAACAAGCGGTGGTCACCGCTGCag GCCTCATATCATCCATTCATCACTGGTGAAGCCTTCACTGGTCCTTATGAGCCTGTCCAGGAGACCCCACGGATT CCTGTAGGTCGTGCTGCAGTGGTTGACCACAATCCAGGAGGAGGTCACTTGCTAGGTGCCGGTCTTTCTCCTCAG GTTGGAAGCATTAACAGATGCCTACGATTTAATAATGCTTTGCAACCAAAGATGCCCTTTTCGTATGGAAGCAGTTGTGGCAGTTATGGTAGCCATGGTAGCTTTAATGATAATGCTGGTCTTGCAAGCAGCTATGGTAGCTATGATTTTAACAGTGTCAACATATATAATTCACCAATGGATCCTTCTGGGTTTAATTTACGTTCACAAGCTGGAGGGTCATTTCTAGGATCTAGTCCGGATATTCGACGAAGACCTCATCTCTCACATGGTGGCATTCGGTTAAGTCCTGGGGGTCCGGGACCTATGTCCCTTGGGGCCAGTCCATCGCAATTTACACCACCAAATTCCCAGATGCAAATCCCAGGTGCTAACGGAAAGTATGGTGCCTCTCCTTCAAGAGGTGCCCATGGCTCCTCGTTGGGAAAGGCTGCTGCTGTAGGCCAGTACAATAGGAGGAGGAATCAAGGTTATCCACCTATGCCAATGCCACCACATGAACACACATCTCAATCGATCCAGGGACACCAAGGTGATGGTGTTAGTGCTGCTCGCTTTGATGCATATGGTCAAGGAAATTCTGGCTACCTACACAACGCACTCCCTAATTCTGGCCCTCATAGCTGGAGACCTCAAAGAAGTGTTGGCAGTGGTTTACCCTCGGACCCTTCTTCTAGTCATGGTTCTTTTCCACCCACCAATTACAATGGCTTTCCTCCTTTGCACTCCTCAGATGTGTCAGCAGATACATTGCCCTCCACCTCAACAATACTAGATCCAGCCGATTGGGATCCGAACTATAG TGATGAGTCACTTCTGCAAGAGGATCGTTCATTGTCAGTTGAGTTAAGTGGTCTGCACCTGAGAGATGCAAGTGGTCAAACAAACAGATCTAGCAGATTGGCACCTATTCCAAGTTCAAACCCTTCAGCACTGAATCAAAG AAGTGGACACCTGTTTCATGCATCATCTCTCGGAGAGAGGGCACGTCCTCCAGGTCATGTCACCTTGGATGGTTACAACCATGCAAATTATTCTCAGCAGAGTTTGCCAAGCTTTCGTGGACAGCCATTTCAGCAGTACAACAATATGACTTCCAGTTACATCCGTCCGATGAGGACTCACCACAATGGTCGGCCTGTCTGGACTAATTATAACCTGGCAGaacctccacccagtactatgCGTGATGGAATGCCCTGGG GAGGAAGAGCTGGTCACTCGTTTGCAGCAAGTGGACTGCCACCTTCCGTTGCAAGAAAGGATTCTGGGAGGATCTTTTAG